In Kutzneria kofuensis, the DNA window GTCCGCCGCACGGCTGTACTGGGAGAACCCCGACTCCGTGGTCGCCGCCAAGGGCGTCCGCGTCCCGGCCGCCGTGTCGGTGTTTCCCGACGAGGTCTATCAGGCGCCGCGCGGGTGGGTCGAGAAGGCGTACCCGAACCTGTTGCGGTACAACAGGGTCGCCAAGGGCGGGCACTTCGCGGCCTGGGAGCAGCCCCAGCTGTTCGCCGAGGAGCTCCGGGCCGGCTTCCGCCCGCTCCGCTAGGTCGTGTCGTCGTCGCTCGGCCGCGTCGTTCGCGACCGGGGTCCGCGCGGGTGTGACGGCGCGAGCGTCGACCTCACTCGGCCCAGGGCTCGAAGCCGGTGTGCAGGACGGCTTCGAGGGATCCGCGCAGTTGTGCCGCGGCGACGGCGCCGAAGCGCTCCTCGAAGGAACCTTGCACCGCTCGCCACAGGGGTAGTGCCGCCTTGAACCGGGCCAGGCCGTCCGGTGTGATCGTCACGATCCGTGCGCGGCGGTCCGCTGCCGACGGCTCGACGGTCACCAGGCCCTCCCGTGCCAGCGGCTTGAGGTTCGAGGCCATCGTCGTGCGGTCCATGGCGATCATGTCGGCGAGGCTGGTGATCGTCATCTCGCCGTGGGCCCTGAGCTTCTGCAGGATGCTGAACTGCGTCGCGCGCAGGCCGGCCGGGGCCAGGGCCTTGTCGTACGTGGCGCCGAGGTATCGGGCCGCCTTGCGCAGCGCCAGGTTGTTGCACGCGATGTCGAGGTCCTTCGACGTGCGGGTCATCGTCTCCTCCAGAAGCCTTCCCCACCCATGTTAGGAGCATGTCCTCGCATACGCGCATTGCGGCACCGGACCGACGTGCCGGCGTTCCCGGCGAATGATCGTCAAGGCGGCCGCGGTGCCAGGCCGGCGGCCGGGGACGGGGTGTCGGGCAGAGCCATCGGGGTCAGCCTCTCCAAGGTCTCGTGACTGCCCTTGCCGTATGATCATTGTGAGCATATCGGCGTAACTGGCGCGTGTGTACCCCTCGCTCCTTCGGAGTTCGCGTCTCGACGGGCCGTTCGCCGGGGA includes these proteins:
- a CDS encoding MarR family winged helix-turn-helix transcriptional regulator → MTRTSKDLDIACNNLALRKAARYLGATYDKALAPAGLRATQFSILQKLRAHGEMTITSLADMIAMDRTTMASNLKPLAREGLVTVEPSAADRRARIVTITPDGLARFKAALPLWRAVQGSFEERFGAVAAAQLRGSLEAVLHTGFEPWAE